Within the Salinibacterium sp. TMP30 genome, the region CGAGCACATCGGGTTTCCTCGCCGACGTGACGACGAATACTTTGAGATGTGGAAAAGTGGGATAACTAAGCTTGCAGGCGCTGAGAACGTTACCTGCAAAATTTCCGGCCTTGGCATGATCGATCCTCTGTTCACTGCGGAGAGTGTGCGTCGTTGGTTCGATACGTCGTTAGAGGCATTTGGAACGGATCGGTGCGTAATCGGATCCAATTGGCCTTTGGATCGTCTTTTCTCAAGCTACGACGTGATCATGAATCTGTATCGTTCATTTTTGGGCAGCTTGAGCGATTCCGAGCAGGCTAAAGTTCTGTCTGAGAATGCGGCTCAAGTCTTCAAGCTTTGAGCGGATTCATGCCGGCGATTCTTCTTCATGGTGAAAAATTGTCCTTTGATTTGGTTTAACAGGCCTTCTTGCCAGTCGTCTTCTACTCCTGCGGTAGAGGTGACGAGAAGGTATTCGGCGTGATGTTTGACAGCGACACGAACACTTTTCAGCCTGCCTCCAAGAGCAAGTTCTCACAGATCGGTGGTTCGGCGATCGGTTGCACTGAATACAATCTCCTCGCGCGTGAATACCGCCAACTAGAGTGATCACCATGGCAACAGGCACCACAGAATCCAGTGACTGGCGCAGCGACATGCTCGCCTACATTCGCGACCTGATCATGACCGCCGAGCCCGAAATCATCGAAGAGGTCAAGTGGCGCAAACCATCGAACCCGCTCGGCGTCGCAGCCTGGAGCTTTAACGGACTAATCTGCACCGGCGAAACCTACAAAGACAAGGTCAAGC harbors:
- a CDS encoding DUF1801 domain-containing protein produces the protein MATGTTESSDWRSDMLAYIRDLIMTAEPEIIEEVKWRKPSNPLGVAAWSFNGLICTGETYKDKVKLTFPKGASLDDPEGLFTSSLEANVRRAIDLHAGDTIDATAFQALVRAAVARNSMS